The DNA region tGAGCAGTCCATTCAAAAACTCTACCAGCAAATTTGGTTGCTTAGGTTATTGAGGTATGACTGCATTTGAATATAAACTTGGAAATGAAAAACATAGTTGCTGACACCTTATCCAGATTATTTTTTCTACCATGGTTAAAATCTAATAACCACTTTTAAGAGAAAGTAAGGCTAGCAATTAAGTTAGATCCATACTGGGGGAACAACTTTCATTATGTTTCTTTaattagcttataaaaaaatttacaagGTAATAAAATAAACTTATTTACCCAAATACATGTATTTAAACTTATAAACTAGCTAATCAATGGCTAGTTAATTCAATTGGCACATGCTTGATTGACAGAGCTGTAAAGGACACAAGTgttagaaaaaaacaaaattgaaactAGCTAAGTCTCAAATGGGATGGCAAAGACAGCATGTGCTACTGAAAACATGCAGTTTTGACCGTGCATCTCATGATAATGAATTTGTATCATGTAAATTTTGTTTGTACTAATAACAAGTACACGAGAAACAGATGACCTCTAAGAATATAACAAATGAAAACTGACTTCAAAACAGAACAAGAGAAAAACAAGGAGGAAATAACCAGATGAGATGAAACAAAGTATGGGTGAAATTTGGGGTCTAATTGGCTCTAAACTTGCAAGCATATTGTTTATGTGGGCTATGATCCAAAGGTATCTTCCTAATCAGTTTCATGCCCTCATAGACAGATTTTTTTCAAAGAAACTAGCCAACTTGTTCAACCCATATGTTGAGGTGAGGTTCTTTGAGTACACTGGTGATTACATGAGACGCAATGAAGCCTTCTCTGCCATTGAGCACTACTTGGCTTCAAAATCCTCCAACCAGTCAAGGAAGCTCAAAGGTGAATTTGTCAAGCAATCTCTGGTGCTCAAGATGGATGAACAACAAGAAGTCAATGATGAGTTTCAAGGAATAAAGCTTGTATGGAGTCTCAAGAAGATAGTCCCCAAGACTACTTCTGTATCATTCATTCCAGCTGATGAAAAAAGTTACTACCTTCTTACGTTTCACGGCAGACACCGCGGTTTAGCTACCGGATCTTACCTGAACCATGTATTGGGTGAAGGTAAGGCCATTGGACTCAGTAAGCGGCAGAGAAAGCTTTACACCAATTGTGTGGGGGACGGTGATTATGAAAAGAGTAGAAAGTGGAGCCATGTGATTTTTGAGCATCCAGCATCCTTTGAAACAATTGCAATGGATccggagaagaagaaagagatcaTTGATGACCTTACTACATTCCGCGAGGCGAAAGAGTATTATGCTAGGATTGGAAAGCCTTGGAAGAGAGGCTATCTGCTTTATGGTCCTCCAGGGACTGGAAAATCAACATTAGTTGCTGCTATTGCTAATTTCATGAGGTATGATATATATGACATTGAGCTAACTAATGTGAAAACCAATGCAGAGCTGAGGAAACTTTTAATTGGAATCACATCCAAGTCGGTTGTTGTGATTGAGGATATAGATTGCTCACTTGATCTCACAGGTCAGAGGGAGACAAATTCTGAGAATGGCAAAGGTAAAAAGGAGAAGAATGCAGTTACTTCTCTGAAGGAACAAGCTGCAAGTACAGCAGATAAGAATAAAAGCAGCAAGGTCACACTTTCAGGACTGCTGAATTTCATTGATGGGATTTGGTCAGCTAGTACTGGAGAGAGACTGATCATATTTACCACTAATTATGTGGGGAAACTTGACGAGGCTCTCATTCGTAGAGGAAGAATGGACATGCATATTGAACTTTCCTACTGTGGATTTGAGGGATTCAAAGTGCTGGCAAAGAATTATCTAAATCTGGAGTCTCACCCCTCATTTGGCACCATTTGCTACTTGTTGGAGGAGAAGAACATGACCCCTGCAGATGTTGCGGAAAACTTGATGCCTAAGGTAGCTAATGAAAACATTGAGACTTCTCTGGAGAGATTGATCCAAGCCCTTAGAAGTTCCAAGGAAGCGGCACGAGCAAAAGCTGAGAAAGAACAAGGGAACACAGCAACAGAAGAGTCAAATGAAGAGGAATCATCAGAGGAGGAGAATGCAGAAGATGTTAAACAGTAGGAGCTTCTGGAAAACACTGATAATGCTTAGTATATGCATCaaattgttgtttgttgttggtTATTACTATATATTTACTCCTAGACTtactaatatatttatatatcagTAGGAATATCTCTATGCATTATTGTAGCTATATAAGTGGGCTTACCTTAAACATTGTTGTACTGAATTACAGACTCAGAGCATCTATTTGTATTATTATAGTTAATTAGTTATGAACAATGTTATGCTGAAATACAGACTCATCCTTTGTGCTTCAGACATTATAATAGAGTATGTTGACTATTTAGTATTAAAAAGAGACTAACTATGAATTGTTATTACGGATTTTGAAGTTTACATGGAAGACTATAGAATCACATAATGAGTCAATGAGTAACTTTGTTTGAACATAGATACAAAGACATGATGAGAATCGCGGCCTTATATTCAACAGAAATTAATAATAGATGTTGTGATATTAAATATAGACTAGACTAAGACCCGCGCGATGCGCGGACGAATACAACTGACTCAATATATTGTTAATTTCCCGAAAATTCTTTACCATAGTAATGATCGTTGTTAAGACACTCAAAATGTATCACTACATATCGCGCATGAGTGGGGAAAAATGTATTACTacatgatttaaaatattttattgaaattaaaataaacttttGATTTAGAAATAAAATAGTATGTAAATTGCAGGAAATGGAATGTAAGCGTTACATAGAATTACACTTTTTATTCTTTTCCTGTCTTTTTGGCTTCCTCATGGTGTTCGTACCACTAACTCTGGTTCTCTTAGATGTGTTTGTCATGTAGATTTGAATTGAAGTTTGTTCTTCATCAGAGGATGTAATGCCATCTGTCTCCTTGATTTCTTCATGATCAAATGATACACGTTGTGTAAGCTTTGTCGGGGCTaccttgttttctttttaaacaCCAAtggttcttcttcatcatcagatgaTATTTGTTGTGTAGACATTGCTCCTTTTATAATCAAAGGAAAGATATTTAGTATTTAGTTCAAAGTTATTAAAccaattatttaaatatgatgAAATGGTTGAGTTGTTTACCTTTGGTATTGTTTTGTGGGTATCGAACTATAACAAACCAGTCATGAGTGAGATCTTGGAGTAGATTGTGCTCCATGTGTACTTTGTTCTGTGGGTATTTTTCCTGAAATGGGGAAAGTAAAGATCATGAATTTCTATTGTGAATAGTGAGTGTGTTGTGTTTGactatttataataattttactaTGGCCATAATGTATATGTCCTTTGTGGTGCATGAAAATGTAACTGGCCTGTTTTAAATAGTGATCATTGTAATTTTTTGTAATGAATTTTAATTAAGGCATTTATTTGTCATAATATGTGACTAAATATGTTACACAATATTGTACCTGTCAGTTTAATTTTACCAAATATTAAGTGAAAGGAAATTAGTGGAGAGATATTGATAAGGACTGTTAGATTTGAAACTTTCATGTTTAAACTCATTTCGTACCTGTCCTGGCAGCTCTGAGAAGTCCAAAGACCATGCTTTTTAAATGGTTTCAAGTATATTGGTACCTGAAAAAGTGAAATTAACATAGAAGCAAATTAGGAAAGGCAGAGGACATAATTATGCATTTCATCTTCTATGCAAGATTTAATATTGGATAAATTATGTAACTGCAGAGTATATATAGAATTTGGGAGTATAGTGTttacttttttcaatttttcttgcATTTATTTGTTAGTTCAGAAAAGAAAGCATTTTCCTTTTAAAGAATTAGATGAAGGAAAAACAGATAGTATAACTAATGAAAGATAAACAATGACCACATAGTGCTTCCATTGTGTTGAAAATATGTGCATAATGCTACTCACATGTAGAAAGATTGTTTAAAATTATATCATAAAGTGGCATAAATTGTTGATatataaataagaaaattaaaaccttGGACAATGAAAGTTAACTTTATGACTCTCTCTTTTGAATTTAAACACCACTTTCAAAATAGGATGGAAGATAGGTTCCGTATCTACTTTTGCCAGACCCTAGAAGTAAGGACAAGCCAAGTTCATGTAAAACTCCAACACTCGCataaacaaatcaaaatcacAGTTTTACAAATACAAACTTACTTATCGTGAACCACTAAAGAGTACAAGCACATTGTATTGCAGATGTCTTATTTCCTGATATAGAGAAGCTGTCTTCCAAAGGGTTAGACACGGTTAAAGTGTTAATCTTAGATCTTTTTGTCATTTTACTTTATGATGAATATAAAAATTTGCAGGTATGATATTCTTTCCATGCTTCTTGGTCGACTGTTCCCCATGAGCATTGAGTAAAATGTACATTGTTTTAGCCCTTTCTAATATATATCCTTTTAATGACTTGCCTTGATAAAAGTTAATTTCTGTGATAGAAATCTGAGGATCCAAACGGAGGAAAAGTAGAAAATGATACCAGATATGATTTACTTGATTTTTCAAAGTTAGATTTTGAATTTAAGGAGCCCTATCAGATGGAGAAAATTTCTTGAAGATGAATCTAAGCTCATATTTCAGTGGCCCTTTATTTACTTGAATCAAGCAGATTGAGGAGCAGACTGGAGAAGATTCTAAGGAAGCTGAACTTGAGAGAAATAGAGACCAATGGCTAGATTATTTTCTATTTGTACATAGACATGGTGTAAGTAATAGTCAATGCCAGACATGTTTCTATTCGTTAATGCCATGAAAAAAGTTTCACGCACACTATAGTTATCAtacaaaaacacaaaaataaaagaCATTGATAAATTGTCATCAAGAACATGTGACAAAGTCTACATCCAATATAATATAGCTAGCTGTAAGAAGACACTTAATCCATTTCCAAAATCAAGCaacaaatgtaaaaaaaaaaatgtctcaAAACATACcatcagaagaagaagcattTCCAATGAAA from Lotus japonicus ecotype B-129 chromosome 2, LjGifu_v1.2 includes:
- the LOC130739318 gene encoding AAA-ATPase At3g28510-like; its protein translation is MKQSMGEIWGLIGSKLASILFMWAMIQRYLPNQFHALIDRFFSKKLANLFNPYVEVRFFEYTGDYMRRNEAFSAIEHYLASKSSNQSRKLKGEFVKQSLVLKMDEQQEVNDEFQGIKLVWSLKKIVPKTTSVSFIPADEKSYYLLTFHGRHRGLATGSYLNHVLGEGKAIGLSKRQRKLYTNCVGDGDYEKSRKWSHVIFEHPASFETIAMDPEKKKEIIDDLTTFREAKEYYARIGKPWKRGYLLYGPPGTGKSTLVAAIANFMRYDIYDIELTNVKTNAELRKLLIGITSKSVVVIEDIDCSLDLTGQRETNSENGKGKKEKNAVTSLKEQAASTADKNKSSKVTLSGLLNFIDGIWSASTGERLIIFTTNYVGKLDEALIRRGRMDMHIELSYCGFEGFKVLAKNYLNLESHPSFGTICYLLEEKNMTPADVAENLMPKVANENIETSLERLIQALRSSKEAARAKAEKEQGNTATEESNEEESSEEENAEDVKQ